One genomic region from Haloterrigena gelatinilytica encodes:
- a CDS encoding S8 family serine peptidase, with protein MAPSLPDSSPGSDRLRSVVLVCLVLTMTLSTPVLASGSALAAGGFGASLADGDADNETTADESIRIDDSLESSDETVEVVVRLEEPTVPDAVPADDADAYLAERAEESQEPLVDYVDRTAGISVETEFWVANAVLLTVDTERVDLETFARFPAVEAVHENFELSVPERPPSNTTAVGATDRAEATTTDVDTTATDPRPTAGLELLNASAVWEEYGTRGEGVRVAVLDTGIDATHPDLDLYTDDPSDPTYPGGWAEFDADGNRIEGSTPYDSGTHGTHVSGTIAGGTASGARIGVAPEAELLHGLVLRETSGSFAQIVAGMEWALASEADVISMSLGVNGRHDALIDPVRNARDSGAVVVAAVGNEGIETSNSPGNVYDAVSVGAVDESGVVPAFSGGERIDRSEWQTPLQSWPSSYTAPDVVAPGVRVTSTVPGGYQSLPGTSMATPHVSGAVALLRSIDPTATPDDLEDALYGTAWTPQTAQSGSEIRYGHGIVDAEAAADALVSSDRRPIRATAGESEETHTDGTPSSLVALLGGVVIVVVTACLLVLRAGFSIPRDDP; from the coding sequence ATGGCGCCTTCCCTCCCGGACTCGAGTCCGGGCTCCGATCGGCTGCGGTCCGTCGTTCTCGTCTGTCTGGTGCTGACGATGACGCTCTCGACACCCGTCCTCGCTAGCGGTAGCGCTCTCGCCGCCGGCGGTTTCGGCGCGTCGCTGGCCGACGGTGACGCCGACAACGAGACGACGGCCGACGAGTCGATCAGAATCGACGACTCCCTCGAGTCGTCAGACGAGACGGTCGAGGTCGTGGTCCGACTCGAGGAGCCGACGGTTCCCGACGCGGTCCCGGCCGACGACGCCGACGCGTACCTCGCGGAGCGCGCCGAGGAGAGCCAGGAACCGCTGGTCGACTACGTCGACCGAACCGCGGGAATCAGCGTCGAGACCGAGTTCTGGGTGGCCAACGCCGTGTTGCTCACCGTCGACACCGAGCGGGTCGACCTCGAGACGTTCGCTCGGTTCCCCGCGGTCGAGGCGGTCCACGAGAACTTCGAACTCTCCGTCCCCGAGCGGCCGCCGTCGAATACGACCGCAGTGGGGGCGACGGACAGAGCGGAAGCCACGACAACGGACGTCGACACGACCGCTACCGATCCGCGACCGACCGCCGGACTCGAGTTACTGAACGCGTCCGCCGTCTGGGAGGAGTACGGAACGCGGGGCGAGGGGGTCCGCGTCGCCGTCCTCGATACCGGAATCGACGCGACGCACCCGGACCTCGACCTCTACACCGACGATCCGTCGGATCCGACGTACCCGGGCGGCTGGGCCGAGTTCGACGCCGACGGGAACCGCATCGAAGGGTCGACGCCCTACGATTCCGGAACGCACGGCACGCACGTCAGCGGCACCATCGCCGGCGGAACCGCGAGCGGCGCTCGAATCGGCGTCGCTCCGGAGGCGGAGCTGCTCCACGGGCTCGTCCTGCGCGAGACCAGCGGCTCGTTCGCACAGATCGTCGCCGGCATGGAGTGGGCGCTCGCGTCCGAGGCCGACGTGATCAGTATGAGCCTCGGAGTGAACGGCAGACACGACGCGTTGATCGATCCGGTTCGAAACGCCAGGGACAGCGGCGCCGTCGTCGTCGCGGCGGTCGGAAACGAGGGCATCGAGACGTCGAACTCGCCCGGGAACGTCTACGACGCCGTCAGCGTCGGCGCCGTCGACGAGAGCGGTGTCGTCCCCGCGTTTTCCGGCGGTGAACGGATCGACCGATCCGAATGGCAAACGCCGCTGCAATCGTGGCCGTCGTCGTACACCGCTCCCGACGTCGTGGCCCCGGGCGTCCGGGTTACGAGCACCGTTCCCGGCGGCTATCAGTCGCTGCCGGGGACGTCGATGGCGACCCCGCACGTCTCCGGAGCGGTCGCCTTGCTCCGCTCGATCGATCCGACTGCGACGCCCGACGACCTCGAGGACGCGCTGTACGGGACGGCCTGGACACCCCAGACGGCACAGTCGGGATCGGAGATCCGCTACGGTCACGGGATCGTCGACGCCGAGGCGGCGGCGGACGCGCTGGTCTCGAGCGATCGACGCCCCATCAGAGCGACCGCCGGAGAATCCGAGGAGACGCACACCGACGGGACGCCGTCGAGTCTCGTTGCACTCCTCGGTGGCGTGGTGATAGTCGTCGTCACGGCGTGCCTCTTGGTCCTCCGTGCCGGATTCTCGATCCCTCGCGACGACCCGTGA
- a CDS encoding DUF7410 domain-containing protein, which produces MTAGQLTDVDLHPEPVTEYEYDVPAGEEPETTCPYCGRPFRVQRYATYHLDVAHPDELSDEERAAVEDVRDDEEHELFTFHVKAAVSVFLTYFLFTFIYALVWAG; this is translated from the coding sequence ATGACCGCCGGGCAACTCACCGACGTCGATCTGCACCCCGAACCGGTGACGGAGTACGAGTACGACGTTCCGGCCGGCGAGGAGCCCGAAACGACCTGTCCCTACTGCGGGCGACCGTTTCGCGTCCAGCGGTACGCGACGTACCATCTCGACGTCGCCCATCCCGACGAACTGAGCGACGAGGAGCGGGCGGCCGTCGAGGACGTGCGAGACGACGAAGAGCACGAACTCTTCACCTTCCACGTCAAGGCGGCCGTCTCCGTCTTCCTCACGTACTTTCTGTTTACCTTTATCTACGCGCTCGTCTGGGCCGGCTGA
- a CDS encoding cytochrome C oxidase subunit IV family protein, producing the protein MADIRTYTLIYIALVALATGKFVFFHVEAIGYDMALAGTLILAVIKVGLIAGYFQHLKEEPRSISYMMATAVFMVFLLTIAAGYSIQ; encoded by the coding sequence ATGGCTGATATCCGGACGTACACCCTCATATACATCGCACTGGTGGCGCTGGCTACGGGGAAGTTCGTCTTCTTCCACGTCGAGGCAATCGGCTACGATATGGCGTTGGCCGGAACGCTCATTCTGGCGGTCATCAAGGTCGGACTGATCGCCGGTTACTTCCAGCACCTGAAGGAGGAGCCGCGGTCGATTAGCTACATGATGGCCACCGCCGTGTTCATGGTCTTCCTGCTGACCATCGCGGCGGGGTACTCCATCCAGTAA
- a CDS encoding PhlB family protein has product MSMDAYEYEDGSISYPGHPRSRGGAEPVGTIDLSEYTGEVVTWTKSTATPPGVREPNTLAIVEFDVEGESVRALGQATTDDIETGDEVEPVYVEELREPGAGIREPESQDWDGYRFQPV; this is encoded by the coding sequence ATGAGCATGGACGCCTACGAGTACGAGGACGGCTCGATCAGCTATCCCGGTCACCCACGTAGTCGCGGCGGCGCCGAACCCGTCGGCACGATCGATCTCAGCGAGTACACCGGCGAAGTCGTGACCTGGACTAAGAGCACGGCAACGCCGCCCGGCGTTCGCGAACCCAACACGCTCGCCATCGTCGAATTCGACGTAGAGGGCGAGTCGGTCCGCGCGCTCGGCCAGGCGACCACTGACGACATCGAAACCGGCGACGAGGTCGAACCCGTTTACGTCGAGGAACTCCGCGAACCCGGCGCCGGCATCCGCGAACCGGAGAGTCAGGACTGGGACGGCTACCGCTTCCAACCGGTCTGA
- a CDS encoding thiolase family protein, with protein MTTAQDVAIIGASMTKFGQREGEWILELLAEAGLECLADAGAEAGDVDHLYVSNMASGEFEGMTGVMNALAHDLGAMPAYTQRIDQTSSSGGAGIYAAWQSIASGASEMTLLVGGEKMTHRTTGESTDIIASVTHPEEYKHGVTLPSFAGLTARHYLERFDAPRESLAAVAAKNHRNGVDNPHAQFQKEVDVETILESPIIADPLRLYDFCPVTDGSAALLLCSEETAQEYTDDYVVIAGVDGATDTHVVHEREDPTIMGGVVESGKGAYEMSGYGPDDIDVAELHDMFTILEFLQMEGLGFAEQGEAWKLIEDGYTERDTGELPINTSGGLKSKGHPLGASGIAQGVEIYEQLVGEAGPRQVDADVGLCCNVGGFGNCVITTIMEAAR; from the coding sequence ATGACAACAGCGCAAGATGTAGCAATCATCGGCGCATCGATGACGAAGTTCGGGCAACGCGAGGGGGAGTGGATCCTCGAGCTCCTCGCGGAGGCCGGACTGGAGTGCCTCGCGGACGCGGGTGCGGAGGCCGGCGACGTCGACCACCTGTACGTCTCGAACATGGCCAGCGGCGAGTTCGAGGGGATGACCGGCGTGATGAACGCCCTCGCTCACGACCTCGGCGCGATGCCGGCGTACACGCAACGGATCGACCAGACGAGTTCCAGCGGCGGCGCGGGAATCTACGCCGCCTGGCAGTCGATCGCCAGCGGCGCCAGCGAGATGACGCTGCTCGTCGGCGGCGAGAAGATGACCCACCGGACGACCGGCGAGTCGACCGATATCATCGCCTCGGTCACTCACCCCGAAGAGTACAAACACGGCGTCACCCTCCCCTCCTTCGCCGGCCTCACTGCACGCCACTACCTCGAGCGGTTCGACGCGCCTCGCGAGAGTCTGGCGGCGGTCGCCGCTAAGAACCACCGGAACGGCGTCGATAACCCCCACGCGCAGTTCCAAAAAGAAGTCGACGTCGAGACGATCCTCGAGTCGCCGATCATCGCCGACCCGCTGCGACTGTACGACTTCTGTCCGGTCACCGACGGCTCGGCCGCCCTCCTGCTCTGTTCCGAGGAGACGGCCCAGGAGTACACCGACGACTACGTCGTCATTGCGGGCGTCGACGGCGCCACCGACACCCACGTCGTCCACGAGCGAGAGGACCCCACGATCATGGGCGGCGTCGTCGAGAGCGGGAAGGGCGCCTACGAGATGAGCGGCTACGGCCCCGACGACATCGACGTCGCCGAACTCCACGACATGTTCACCATCCTCGAGTTCCTCCAGATGGAGGGCCTGGGCTTCGCCGAACAGGGCGAGGCCTGGAAACTCATCGAGGACGGCTACACCGAGCGCGACACGGGCGAACTGCCGATCAATACTTCGGGCGGGCTCAAGTCGAAGGGTCATCCGCTGGGCGCCAGCGGGATCGCACAGGGCGTCGAAATCTATGAACAGCTCGTCGGCGAGGCCGGCCCGCGGCAGGTCGACGCCGACGTCGGGCTGTGCTGTAACGTCGGCGGCTTCGGCAACTGCGTTATCACCACCATCATGGAGGCAGCACGATGA
- the secY gene encoding preprotein translocase subunit SecY, whose amino-acid sequence MGWKEAAEPVLTRMPAVRRPEGHVPFKRKLMWTAGILVLYFFLTNIALLGVQTGGTDILGQFRSVLAGEQGSILQVGIGPIVTASIVLQLLGGANLLGLDTDDPRDQVLYQGLQKLLVVIMTALTALPMVFAGDFLPAMQSLSLGGLEFDQTQVQLLIFAQIFAGGILLLYMDEVVSKWGVGSGIGLFIIASVSQSLVTGFLQPTQGGFFYNWYLIFTGDIQVGSLVSSDGLMTLLVTDQGGQLIALLTTLLIFGIVVYAESVRVEIPLSHARVKGARGRFPVKLIYASVLPMILVRALQANLQFIGQILATQGGANGEGPIELFGQELAWLGTYSNGQPDGGFFYYVAPIYSPSDWMWFTADVGQEAWQVLIRMSIDVVFMVVGGAVFAIFWVETTNMGPEATAKQIQNSGMQIPGFRQNVGVIEKVMERYIPQVTVIGGALVGLLAVWANMLGTIGGVTGTGLLLAVSITYKLYEEIAEEQMMEMHPMMREMFGGGD is encoded by the coding sequence ATGGGATGGAAGGAAGCCGCCGAACCGGTCTTGACGCGGATGCCCGCAGTGCGCCGTCCGGAGGGACACGTTCCCTTCAAGCGCAAGCTGATGTGGACGGCCGGCATCCTCGTGTTGTACTTCTTCCTGACGAACATCGCGTTGCTCGGGGTCCAAACGGGCGGTACCGACATCCTCGGTCAGTTCCGCTCGGTGCTGGCCGGCGAGCAGGGGTCGATCCTACAGGTCGGTATCGGACCGATCGTCACCGCGAGCATCGTCTTGCAGTTGCTCGGTGGAGCAAACCTTCTCGGTCTCGACACGGACGACCCGCGGGATCAGGTGCTCTACCAGGGGCTGCAGAAGCTGCTCGTCGTCATTATGACGGCGCTGACCGCACTCCCGATGGTGTTCGCCGGCGACTTCCTTCCGGCCATGCAATCGCTGAGTCTCGGCGGTCTCGAATTCGATCAGACGCAGGTCCAGCTGCTGATCTTCGCCCAGATCTTCGCCGGCGGGATTCTCCTGCTGTACATGGACGAAGTCGTCAGCAAATGGGGCGTCGGGAGCGGGATCGGCCTGTTCATCATCGCCAGCGTGAGCCAGAGCCTCGTCACCGGGTTCCTGCAACCGACCCAGGGCGGGTTCTTCTACAACTGGTACCTGATCTTCACCGGCGACATTCAGGTCGGCTCGCTGGTCTCCAGCGACGGGTTGATGACGCTGCTGGTCACCGACCAGGGCGGACAGCTCATCGCCTTGCTGACGACGCTGCTGATCTTCGGGATCGTCGTCTACGCGGAGTCTGTGCGGGTCGAGATCCCGCTCAGTCACGCCCGCGTCAAGGGTGCTCGCGGTCGCTTCCCGGTGAAGCTCATCTACGCGAGCGTCCTGCCGATGATCCTCGTTCGCGCGCTGCAGGCGAACCTGCAGTTCATCGGCCAGATCCTCGCCACCCAGGGTGGCGCCAACGGCGAAGGGCCGATCGAACTGTTCGGCCAGGAGCTCGCGTGGCTCGGCACGTACTCCAACGGCCAGCCCGACGGCGGGTTCTTCTACTACGTCGCGCCGATCTACTCGCCGAGCGACTGGATGTGGTTTACGGCTGACGTCGGCCAAGAGGCCTGGCAGGTGCTGATCCGGATGTCCATCGACGTGGTGTTCATGGTCGTCGGCGGCGCAGTGTTCGCCATCTTCTGGGTCGAGACGACCAACATGGGCCCCGAGGCCACCGCGAAGCAGATCCAGAACTCCGGGATGCAGATCCCCGGCTTCCGACAGAACGTCGGCGTCATCGAGAAGGTCATGGAGCGGTACATCCCGCAAGTGACCGTTATCGGCGGCGCGCTGGTCGGCCTGCTGGCCGTCTGGGCGAACATGCTCGGTACCATCGGCGGCGTCACCGGGACCGGCCTGCTGCTGGCCGTCTCCATCACTTACAAGCTCTACGAGGAAATCGCCGAAGAGCAGATGATGGAGATGCACCCGATGATGCGCGAGATGTTCGGCGGCGGCGACTAA
- a CDS encoding uL15m family ribosomal protein → MTSKKRRQRGSRTHSGGSHKNRRGAGHRGGRGRAGRSKHEFHNYEPKGKHGFKRPHDIREEVAEIDVQKLDEDAILYVAEGQAEETDDGYAIDARDVVEDGHEVDKVKVLGSGQVRNALEVTADAFSDAAEEKLEAAGGEAVLSERGQEADAADESEADADAEQDEE, encoded by the coding sequence ATGACGAGTAAAAAACGACGCCAACGCGGATCGCGCACCCACAGCGGCGGTTCCCACAAGAACCGACGCGGTGCGGGCCACCGCGGTGGCCGCGGCCGTGCCGGACGCAGCAAACACGAATTCCACAACTACGAACCGAAGGGCAAACACGGCTTCAAGCGCCCCCACGACATCCGCGAAGAGGTCGCGGAGATCGACGTCCAGAAGCTCGACGAGGACGCGATCCTCTACGTCGCCGAGGGGCAGGCCGAGGAAACCGACGACGGCTACGCGATCGACGCCCGTGACGTCGTCGAGGACGGCCACGAGGTCGACAAGGTGAAAGTCCTCGGTTCGGGACAGGTCCGCAACGCCCTCGAAGTGACGGCGGACGCCTTCTCGGACGCAGCCGAGGAGAAACTCGAGGCCGCCGGCGGCGAAGCGGTGCTCTCGGAACGAGGTCAGGAGGCCGACGCTGCGGACGAATCCGAAGCGGACGCCGACGCCGAACAGGACGAGGAATAA
- a CDS encoding 50S ribosomal protein L30: MKAVVQVRGEVNRHEDVEDTLQMLNIHSVNHCALVPETDTYTGMVHKVNDYVAHGEPDAEVLETVLEKRAEPLEGRQSDVDEEWLAENTDYDDFGALAEALLAEETTLREQGLSPTLRLHPPRGGHEGIKKPTAEGGQLGKHTTGQINDLLESMR, from the coding sequence ATGAAGGCTGTCGTGCAGGTACGCGGTGAGGTGAACCGCCACGAAGACGTCGAAGACACGCTGCAGATGCTCAACATCCACAGCGTCAACCACTGTGCGCTCGTCCCCGAGACCGACACCTACACGGGGATGGTCCACAAGGTTAACGACTACGTCGCCCACGGCGAACCCGACGCCGAGGTGCTCGAGACCGTGCTCGAAAAGCGCGCCGAGCCCCTCGAGGGTCGACAGTCCGACGTCGACGAGGAGTGGCTGGCCGAGAACACCGACTACGACGACTTCGGTGCGCTCGCCGAGGCGCTGCTCGCCGAGGAGACGACGCTGCGCGAGCAGGGACTGTCGCCGACGCTGCGACTCCACCCCCCGCGTGGCGGCCACGAGGGTATCAAGAAACCGACGGCCGAGGGCGGCCAACTCGGAAAGCATACAACAGGGCAGATTAACGACCTGCTAGAATCGATGCGATAA
- a CDS encoding 30S ribosomal protein S5, translated as MSANDYNDDGWQPVTRLGRMVQEGDIDTMEDALSSGLPLKEPEVVDQLLPGLDDEVLDINMVQRMTDSGRRVKFRCVVVVGNRDGYVGYAEGRDDQVGSAIQKAIGIAKLNMIKVPRGSGSWEDRSDRPHSLTRRTTGKAGSVEVEVIPAPEGLGLAASDTVRHVLELAGIENAWTKSHGNTRTTVNLAKATFNALENASQSRHPRRRPNREEAEVSE; from the coding sequence ATGAGCGCAAACGACTACAACGACGACGGATGGCAGCCGGTCACCCGTCTCGGCCGGATGGTCCAGGAGGGCGACATCGACACGATGGAAGACGCCCTCAGCTCGGGTCTCCCGCTGAAGGAACCCGAGGTCGTCGACCAGCTCCTGCCGGGACTGGACGACGAAGTGCTGGACATCAACATGGTCCAGCGCATGACCGACTCCGGACGCCGCGTGAAGTTCCGATGTGTCGTCGTCGTGGGCAACCGCGACGGCTACGTCGGCTACGCGGAAGGCCGAGACGATCAGGTCGGCTCCGCCATCCAGAAGGCGATCGGTATCGCGAAGCTGAACATGATCAAGGTTCCCCGCGGCTCCGGGTCGTGGGAGGACCGTTCGGACCGACCACACTCGCTGACCCGACGGACGACCGGTAAGGCCGGCTCCGTCGAGGTCGAGGTCATCCCCGCCCCCGAAGGGCTTGGGCTGGCCGCCAGCGACACGGTTCGACACGTCCTCGAGCTGGCCGGCATCGAGAACGCCTGGACCAAGAGCCACGGCAACACTCGAACGACGGTCAACCTCGCGAAAGCGACGTTCAACGCGCTCGAGAACGCGTCCCAGTCGCGCCACCCGCGACGGCGACCGAACCGAGAAGAAGCCGAGGTGAGTGAGTAA
- a CDS encoding 50S ribosomal protein L18 has protein sequence MATGPRYKVPMRRRREVRTDYHQRLRLLKSGKPRLVARKSNKHTTAQLITPGPQGDETLASAHSSDLEEYGWEAPTSNISAAYLTGLLAGQRAVEAGVEEAVLDIGLNTATPGNKVFAVQEGAIDAGLEIPHNDSVLADWSRTRGEHIAEYAEQRDEPLYGGDFDATDLPEHFDEVREAILE, from the coding sequence ATGGCGACAGGACCACGATACAAAGTTCCGATGCGGCGTCGCCGTGAGGTCCGGACGGACTACCATCAGAGGTTGCGCCTGCTGAAATCGGGCAAACCGCGCCTCGTCGCTCGCAAGAGCAACAAGCACACTACGGCGCAGCTGATAACCCCCGGACCACAGGGCGACGAGACGCTCGCGAGCGCACACTCGAGCGATCTCGAGGAGTACGGCTGGGAAGCCCCCACGAGTAACATTTCCGCGGCGTACCTGACCGGCCTGCTGGCCGGCCAGCGAGCCGTCGAGGCCGGCGTCGAGGAAGCGGTACTCGACATCGGTCTCAACACCGCGACGCCCGGCAACAAGGTGTTCGCGGTTCAGGAGGGGGCCATCGACGCCGGCCTCGAGATCCCGCACAACGACAGCGTGCTCGCGGACTGGTCGCGTACCCGCGGCGAACACATCGCCGAGTACGCCGAGCAGCGAGACGAGCCGCTTTACGGCGGTGACTTCGACGCAACGGATCTACCAGAACACTTCGACGAGGTACGAGAGGCGATCCTCGAATGA
- a CDS encoding 50S ribosomal protein L19e codes for MTDLSAQKRLAADVLDVGENRVWLDPEAQSDIAEAITRDEIRELVDEGRIQADDAKGNSRGRARERNEKRAYGHRKGPGKRRGKKGARQNEKEEWQDKIRAQRRKLRDLRDKGEITPTQYRELYKKAGGGEFRSVRYLMNYIDDNYGDQ; via the coding sequence ATGACTGATCTCTCCGCACAGAAGCGACTCGCAGCCGACGTCCTGGACGTCGGAGAGAACCGCGTCTGGCTCGACCCCGAAGCCCAGAGCGACATCGCCGAAGCGATCACTCGCGACGAGATCCGCGAACTCGTCGACGAGGGTCGCATTCAGGCCGACGACGCGAAGGGCAACTCCCGCGGCCGCGCTCGAGAGCGCAACGAGAAGCGCGCCTACGGCCACCGCAAGGGCCCGGGCAAGCGCCGCGGCAAGAAGGGCGCCCGCCAGAACGAGAAAGAAGAGTGGCAGGACAAGATTCGCGCACAGCGACGGAAGCTGCGTGACCTCCGCGACAAGGGCGAAATCACGCCCACGCAGTACCGCGAGCTCTACAAGAAGGCTGGCGGCGGGGAGTTCCGTAGCGTCCGGTACCTGATGAACTACATCGACGACAACTACGGTGACCAATAA
- a CDS encoding 50S ribosomal protein L32e — MADEEPQELEDISGVGASKADALRDAGFESIEDVKEADQDDLAEAEGIGNALAARIKADVGDLEVTEETEAEIEDEGAEEEEPEEDVETELQPRGLTEKTPDLSEEEQRLLNRRKSEGKPQFNRQDYHKKKRTPESWRRPRGTLSKQRRGIKGKGPKVQAGYRTPKSVRGKHPSGFEEVYVENTDDLEGVDGDTEAVRIAASVGARKRERIEEQAEEQGVRVLNPTYEEVEVESND; from the coding sequence ATGGCAGACGAAGAACCACAGGAACTCGAGGACATCAGCGGCGTCGGCGCGAGCAAGGCCGACGCGCTGCGCGATGCCGGTTTCGAGTCCATCGAGGACGTCAAAGAGGCCGACCAGGACGACCTGGCCGAGGCCGAGGGCATCGGGAACGCACTCGCCGCGCGTATCAAGGCCGACGTCGGTGACCTCGAGGTCACCGAGGAGACCGAGGCCGAGATCGAAGACGAGGGCGCCGAGGAAGAAGAGCCGGAGGAGGACGTCGAAACGGAGCTTCAGCCCCGCGGGCTGACCGAGAAGACGCCCGATCTCTCCGAGGAAGAACAACGGCTGCTCAACCGCCGCAAGAGCGAGGGCAAGCCGCAGTTTAACCGACAGGACTACCACAAGAAAAAGCGGACGCCCGAATCCTGGCGCCGACCCCGCGGCACGCTGTCCAAGCAGCGCCGCGGCATCAAGGGCAAGGGCCCGAAGGTCCAGGCCGGCTACCGCACGCCGAAGTCCGTTCGGGGCAAACACCCCAGCGGCTTCGAGGAAGTCTACGTCGAGAACACGGACGACCTCGAGGGCGTCGACGGCGACACCGAAGCGGTTCGGATCGCCGCTTCGGTCGGCGCGCGCAAGCGCGAACGGATCGAAGAACAGGCCGAGGAGCAGGGCGTTCGCGTCCTGAACCCGACCTACGAGGAAGTCGAGGTGGAATCCAATGACTGA
- a CDS encoding 50S ribosomal protein L6, giving the protein MRVELETPDNVTVEIDHLDVTVEGPEGSVTRRLWYPDVSVDVEGDTVVIESESEDAKTNATVGTFESHLTNAFHGVTEGWEYKMEVFYSHFPMQVRVEGDEVVIENFLGEKAARRTTIHGDTDVSVDDEALTLSGPNKEDVGQTAADIEQLTRVSGKDTRVFQDGVYITEKPATGGA; this is encoded by the coding sequence ATGCGAGTTGAACTGGAAACCCCTGACAACGTAACCGTCGAGATCGACCACCTCGACGTAACCGTCGAGGGACCGGAAGGGAGCGTCACGCGACGCCTCTGGTACCCCGACGTGAGCGTCGACGTCGAAGGCGACACCGTGGTAATCGAAAGTGAGTCCGAGGACGCGAAGACCAACGCGACCGTCGGCACCTTCGAGAGCCACCTCACCAACGCCTTCCACGGCGTGACCGAGGGCTGGGAGTACAAGATGGAAGTCTTCTACTCTCACTTCCCGATGCAGGTCCGCGTGGAGGGCGACGAGGTCGTCATCGAGAACTTCCTCGGCGAAAAGGCAGCGCGACGAACGACTATCCACGGTGACACCGACGTCTCCGTCGACGACGAGGCACTGACGCTCTCCGGTCCGAACAAGGAGGACGTCGGCCAGACGGCGGCGGACATCGAGCAGCTGACTCGCGTCAGCGGCAAGGACACCCGCGTCTTCCAGGACGGGGTCTACATCACCGAGAAACCCGCGACCGGAGGTGCCTGA
- a CDS encoding 30S ribosomal protein S8 has product MTGNDPLSNALSGLDNAESVGHLTHEVTPASNEIGSVLEVFYDRGYIDGFEYVDDGKAGQFEVELKGAINECGPVKPRYSVGSEDFEKWEKRYLPARDFGALVVTTSSGIMSHYEAREQGIGGQVIAYVY; this is encoded by the coding sequence ATGACTGGAAACGATCCACTCAGTAACGCGCTCTCGGGGCTCGACAACGCCGAGAGCGTGGGACATCTCACCCACGAGGTAACGCCCGCCTCGAACGAGATCGGCAGCGTGCTCGAGGTCTTCTACGACCGCGGGTACATCGACGGCTTCGAGTACGTCGACGACGGCAAAGCCGGTCAGTTCGAGGTCGAACTGAAAGGAGCGATCAACGAGTGTGGCCCCGTCAAGCCCCGCTACAGCGTCGGTTCCGAGGACTTCGAGAAGTGGGAGAAGCGCTATCTCCCCGCTCGAGACTTCGGTGCGCTCGTCGTCACGACGAGCAGTGGCATCATGAGCCACTACGAGGCGCGTGAGCAGGGAATCGGCGGCCAGGTGATCGCATACGTCTACTAA
- a CDS encoding 30S ribosomal protein S14, whose translation MSESETESDVENERTGEHAAKRTGQEEACQRCGRKQGLVGKYDINLCRQCFREIARDMGFKKYR comes from the coding sequence ATGAGTGAAAGCGAAACCGAAAGCGACGTAGAAAACGAGCGCACGGGCGAGCACGCCGCAAAGCGCACGGGGCAGGAAGAGGCCTGCCAGCGCTGTGGCCGCAAGCAGGGGTTGGTCGGCAAGTACGACATCAACCTCTGTCGGCAGTGCTTCCGTGAGATCGCTCGCGACATGGGATTCAAGAAGTATCGATAA
- a CDS encoding 50S ribosomal protein L5 — protein MSEADAGEFHEMREPRVEKVVVHMGVGQGGRELGRAEDIIEEITGQESVRTQAKRTEPDFGIRQGDPIGTKVTLRDDDAYDFLETALPLSNISATQFDDTGNFSFGVEEHTEFPSQEYDPNVGIYGLDVTVNMVRPGYRVSKRDKATRSIPSRHRLTPEDAIAFLEANFDVTVEEADDE, from the coding sequence ATGAGCGAAGCTGACGCCGGCGAGTTCCACGAGATGCGCGAACCGCGCGTCGAGAAGGTCGTCGTCCACATGGGCGTCGGTCAGGGCGGTCGAGAACTCGGCCGCGCCGAGGACATCATCGAAGAGATCACGGGTCAGGAAAGCGTCCGGACCCAGGCGAAACGGACCGAACCCGACTTCGGCATTCGCCAGGGCGATCCGATCGGCACGAAGGTCACCCTTCGCGACGACGACGCCTACGACTTCCTCGAGACGGCGCTGCCGCTGTCGAACATCTCGGCAACGCAGTTCGACGACACGGGCAACTTCAGCTTCGGCGTCGAGGAACACACCGAGTTCCCGAGCCAGGAGTACGACCCGAACGTCGGAATCTACGGGCTGGACGTCACCGTCAACATGGTGCGCCCGGGCTACCGCGTCTCCAAGCGCGACAAAGCCACCCGCTCGATTCCGTCGCGACACCGACTGACCCCCGAGGACGCGATCGCGTTCCTCGAGGCGAACTTCGACGTGACCGTCGAGGAGGCAGACGATGAGTGA